One Synechococcus sp. CC9605 genomic window carries:
- a CDS encoding MSMEG_0569 family flavin-dependent oxidoreductase, producing MDAQSNSSIQRRSAVVIGAGQAGLSAAYALQQQGIRPLVLEKNRVAYAWDQQRWDSFCLVTPNWQCRLPDFPYSGDQPDGFMGKTSIVNYLQRFAQHVNADLREGVAVSRLKPIVNGYRLDTNEGVIEAEHVIVATGGYHILRRHPLAERLPASVQQLDARSYRNPEALPDGPVLVVGNGQSGSQIAEDLHLAGRSVHLSVGRAPRSPRRYRGKDVVDWLDRMGYYAMPISDHTDPRSVRAKTNHYLTGRDGGREIDLRQRAIEGMHLHGRLSTISREHIGFANDLASNLDQADAVYCRIRTSIDNWIKQEGIDAPAEPAYSPCWQPSHIEDPGIDLSSQPLAAVIWCTGYRSDFSWIEAPVFDGSGLPGHDRGVTQSAGLYFIGLPWLHTWGSGRFCGVSDDARYLAQVINLRLQRRDACQERLECTAILGS from the coding sequence GTGGACGCGCAATCCAACTCCTCAATCCAGCGACGTTCGGCAGTGGTCATTGGTGCAGGCCAGGCTGGTCTGTCTGCTGCCTATGCCTTGCAGCAACAAGGGATACGACCGCTCGTTCTTGAAAAGAACCGTGTGGCGTATGCCTGGGACCAACAGCGCTGGGATTCCTTCTGCCTCGTCACGCCGAACTGGCAATGCCGTTTGCCCGACTTTCCCTACAGCGGTGATCAGCCCGACGGCTTCATGGGCAAGACGTCGATTGTGAATTATCTCCAGCGCTTCGCTCAGCACGTCAACGCCGACCTTCGCGAAGGCGTGGCCGTCTCGCGGTTGAAACCCATCGTGAACGGGTATCGGCTCGACACTAATGAGGGAGTCATCGAAGCCGAACACGTCATCGTTGCCACTGGGGGCTACCACATTCTCCGACGTCATCCACTCGCCGAACGTCTACCAGCATCTGTGCAGCAACTGGATGCTCGTTCCTACCGAAATCCCGAGGCACTACCCGATGGTCCGGTGCTGGTCGTCGGCAATGGCCAATCCGGCAGTCAGATCGCTGAAGACCTTCACCTTGCGGGTCGTTCCGTGCACCTGAGCGTGGGCCGAGCCCCACGATCTCCGCGTCGCTATCGCGGCAAAGACGTTGTGGATTGGTTGGATCGCATGGGCTACTACGCCATGCCAATAAGCGATCACACGGATCCACGCTCGGTCCGAGCCAAGACCAATCACTACCTCACAGGCCGAGACGGCGGGCGTGAGATTGATCTACGACAACGGGCGATTGAGGGCATGCATCTACATGGCCGACTCTCGACCATCTCCCGCGAACACATCGGTTTCGCGAATGACCTAGCCAGCAATCTTGATCAAGCCGATGCGGTGTATTGTCGCATTCGCACCAGCATTGACAACTGGATCAAACAGGAAGGGATCGATGCACCGGCTGAACCGGCATATTCCCCCTGCTGGCAGCCATCTCACATCGAAGATCCAGGGATTGATCTGAGCTCACAGCCGCTCGCCGCTGTGATCTGGTGCACGGGGTACCGCAGTGACTTCAGCTGGATTGAGGCGCCCGTCTTTGATGGAAGTGGGTTGCCGGGCCATGATCGCGGCGTCACCCAAAGCGCTGGCCTGTATTTCATCGGCTTGCCTTGGCTGCACACCTGGGGCTCCGGTCGCTTCTGCGGCGTAAGCGACGACGCGCGTTATCTCGCCCAAGTGATCAATCTGCGTTTGCAACGCCGTGATGCCTGCCAAGAACGACTGGAATGCACAGCAATCCTGGGTTCATAA
- the phnD gene encoding phosphate/phosphite/phosphonate ABC transporter substrate-binding protein — protein sequence MLSQAARFSAVAFASAAIVLTGCSSQTTTGHSADSSDPDKLIVALIPDENAATVIQDNQGLKDYLNQELGKDIELVVTTDYSSMIEAARNDRLDLAYFGPLSYVLAKTKSEIEPFAARIKGGTKTYQSCLIGNTEAGVTDFETIKGKTFAFGDPASTSSRLFPELTLKENGLTKGEDYEGVFLGAHDAVALARLLVLSSQLPLPLR from the coding sequence ATGTTGTCCCAAGCTGCGCGTTTTTCAGCCGTTGCTTTTGCCTCTGCTGCGATTGTTCTGACTGGTTGCTCCAGCCAAACAACAACTGGTCATTCTGCCGACTCCAGTGATCCTGACAAGCTGATTGTTGCCCTAATACCGGATGAAAATGCCGCAACGGTGATTCAGGACAATCAAGGGCTGAAGGATTACCTCAACCAGGAGCTCGGCAAGGACATCGAACTGGTGGTCACCACCGATTACTCCTCAATGATCGAGGCGGCTCGCAACGATCGCCTCGACCTGGCCTACTTCGGACCGCTGTCCTACGTGCTTGCCAAGACCAAGAGCGAGATCGAACCATTCGCCGCTCGGATCAAGGGCGGCACCAAGACCTACCAGTCATGCCTGATCGGCAACACCGAAGCCGGTGTAACCGACTTTGAGACGATCAAAGGCAAAACCTTTGCCTTTGGAGATCCAGCCTCAACCTCCAGCCGTCTGTTCCCGGAACTGACCCTCAAAGAGAATGGCCTCACCAAGGGTGAGGACTACGAGGGTGTGTTCCTCGGCGCCCATGACGCTGTGGCCCTGGCCCGCTTGTTGGTGTTGTCGTCCCAGTTGCCGTTGCCGTTGAGGTAA
- the phnC gene encoding phosphonate ABC transporter ATP-binding protein: protein MKELLSIQQLSVSFGENNFAVQDISFSLQDGEFVVLLGSSGAGKSTLLRSLNGLVQPCSGSIQSRHHGEISASTNRQLRTHRRDTAMVFQQHQLIDRLSVLDNVLMGRLGYHSFLRSLLPLPESDRQKALSALERVGLIDKALSRVKDLSGGQQQRVGIARALVQEPRLILADEPIASLDPESSVQILSLLKDICQRDRIAVLVSLHQVEFARQFADRIIGMAAGCIICNQHSTKLEESEIHALYRHKLEAAVT from the coding sequence ATGAAAGAGCTGTTAAGCATCCAGCAATTGTCGGTTTCATTCGGGGAAAACAATTTCGCAGTCCAAGATATTAGTTTCTCGCTCCAAGATGGAGAATTCGTTGTTCTTCTGGGCTCCTCTGGGGCCGGAAAATCAACACTGCTTCGCTCCCTAAATGGGTTGGTTCAACCCTGTTCGGGAAGCATCCAATCACGGCACCACGGAGAGATCAGCGCCAGCACCAACCGCCAACTCCGCACCCACCGACGGGACACCGCAATGGTGTTCCAGCAGCACCAGCTCATTGACCGCTTATCGGTCCTCGACAACGTGCTAATGGGGCGCTTGGGATACCACTCTTTCCTGCGTTCACTGCTTCCACTTCCGGAGAGCGATCGCCAAAAAGCTCTCTCAGCCCTGGAGCGTGTTGGTTTGATTGATAAAGCACTGTCCCGCGTCAAAGACCTCAGCGGCGGCCAGCAGCAACGCGTTGGAATCGCTCGGGCCCTTGTGCAGGAACCCCGTTTGATTCTCGCGGACGAACCGATCGCCAGCCTGGATCCGGAAAGTTCAGTGCAGATTCTTTCGCTGTTGAAAGACATCTGCCAACGCGACCGAATTGCTGTTCTGGTCAGCCTTCACCAGGTGGAATTCGCACGCCAATTTGCTGATCGAATCATTGGCATGGCCGCTGGTTGCATCATTTGCAACCAACACTCCACGAAGCTGGAAGAAAGCGAGATTCACGCCCTGTATCGCCACAAGCTCGAGGCAGCGGTCACCTAA
- the arsB gene encoding ACR3 family arsenite efflux transporter, whose amino-acid sequence MGLFEHYLSVWIGLAILAGVGLGAWFPDAAASIAALEAAGINLPIAVLIWGMIFPMMLAVDFSSIGAIRQHPRGLLVTAVVNWVIKPFTMTALAWLFIRGVFSTWIPAAIGQEYVAGMILLGVAPCTAMVFVWSRLSDGDPNYTLVQVALNDLIMVFAFAPIAALLLGVLDVFVPWDTMLTAVGLFVVVPLVAGWFTRLSLRSVRRIKRLETRLKPLSICALIATVLLLFMVQAQSILANPLAIVLIAIPLILQTYLIFWITAFWMRSAGQPRSIAAPGAMIAASNFFELAVAVAISLFGLNSGAALATVVGVLVEVPVMLSLVAMANRNRRLFPA is encoded by the coding sequence ATGGGTTTGTTTGAGCACTATCTCTCCGTCTGGATTGGTCTGGCAATCCTGGCGGGAGTTGGCCTTGGTGCTTGGTTTCCTGATGCGGCGGCAAGCATTGCAGCCCTGGAGGCTGCGGGGATCAATCTGCCGATCGCGGTGCTGATCTGGGGAATGATCTTCCCGATGATGTTGGCGGTCGACTTCTCCTCCATCGGAGCGATTCGCCAGCACCCGCGGGGGCTTTTGGTGACAGCTGTCGTCAACTGGGTGATCAAGCCCTTCACCATGACAGCCCTGGCCTGGCTCTTCATCCGTGGCGTGTTTTCTACCTGGATCCCGGCAGCCATTGGCCAGGAGTACGTGGCAGGGATGATTCTTCTTGGCGTCGCGCCCTGCACAGCGATGGTGTTCGTGTGGAGTCGTCTCAGCGACGGCGATCCCAACTACACCCTGGTGCAGGTCGCGTTGAACGACCTGATCATGGTCTTCGCCTTTGCCCCGATTGCGGCGCTCCTGCTGGGGGTTTTAGATGTGTTTGTGCCTTGGGACACGATGCTCACGGCAGTGGGTCTGTTCGTAGTGGTCCCCCTGGTGGCCGGATGGTTCACGAGGCTGAGCCTGCGCAGTGTTCGCCGGATTAAGCGGTTGGAGACGCGGCTCAAGCCCTTGTCGATTTGCGCGTTGATCGCCACCGTGTTGCTGCTGTTCATGGTGCAGGCCCAGTCGATCCTGGCCAATCCGCTGGCCATCGTTTTGATTGCCATCCCTTTGATCCTCCAGACCTATCTGATCTTCTGGATCACGGCGTTCTGGATGCGCTCAGCAGGACAGCCACGATCGATTGCCGCACCCGGGGCCATGATCGCCGCGTCCAACTTTTTTGAGTTGGCGGTTGCGGTGGCCATCAGCCTGTTCGGTTTGAACTCCGGGGCTGCCTTGGCCACGGTTGTTGGCGTGCTGGTGGAGGTTCCGGTGATGCTCTCGCTGGTGGCGATGGCCAACCGAAACCGACGCCTGTTCCCCGCCTGA
- a CDS encoding Nit6803 family nitrilase: MTTVKVAAAQIRPVLFSLDGSLQKVLDAMAEAAAQGVELIVFPETFLPYYPYFSFVEPPVLMGRSHLALYEQAVVVPGPVTDAVAAAASQYGMQVLLGVNERDGGTLYNTQLLFNSCGELVLKRRKITPTYHERMVWGQGDGSGLKVVQTPLARVGALACWEHYNPLARYALMAQGEEIHCAQFPGSLVGPIFTEQTAVTMRHHALEAGCFVICSTGWLHPDDYASITSESGLHKAFQGGCHTAVISPEGRYLAGPLPDGEGLAIADLDLALITKRKRMMDSVGHYSRPELLSLQINSSPAVPVQNMSTASVPLEPATATDALSSMEALNHV; the protein is encoded by the coding sequence GTGACCACAGTCAAAGTTGCTGCCGCGCAAATCCGTCCCGTCCTGTTCAGCCTGGACGGATCCCTGCAAAAGGTGCTGGATGCCATGGCCGAAGCCGCGGCTCAAGGGGTGGAACTGATCGTTTTTCCTGAAACGTTTCTGCCCTATTACCCCTATTTCTCGTTTGTTGAACCCCCGGTCTTAATGGGGAGATCCCATCTGGCTTTATATGAGCAGGCTGTGGTGGTTCCTGGCCCTGTCACCGATGCCGTTGCGGCTGCTGCCAGTCAGTACGGCATGCAGGTTCTGTTGGGCGTCAACGAGCGTGATGGTGGAACCCTCTACAACACGCAGTTGTTGTTTAACAGCTGCGGCGAACTGGTTCTTAAGCGGCGAAAAATTACGCCGACCTATCACGAGCGGATGGTCTGGGGCCAAGGAGACGGCTCTGGTCTCAAGGTGGTGCAGACGCCGTTGGCTCGCGTCGGGGCTCTGGCCTGTTGGGAGCACTACAACCCCTTGGCTCGCTACGCCTTAATGGCCCAGGGGGAAGAGATCCACTGCGCTCAGTTCCCGGGCTCCTTGGTGGGCCCGATCTTCACGGAACAGACCGCCGTCACCATGCGCCATCACGCGCTTGAAGCCGGGTGTTTTGTGATCTGTTCCACCGGTTGGTTGCACCCCGACGATTACGCGTCGATCACGTCGGAGTCTGGTCTTCACAAGGCGTTTCAAGGGGGGTGTCACACCGCTGTGATCAGCCCTGAGGGCCGGTATCTGGCAGGACCCTTGCCAGATGGTGAGGGTTTGGCGATCGCCGATCTCGATCTTGCCCTGATCACCAAGCGCAAACGGATGATGGACAGCGTCGGCCATTACAGCCGCCCCGAACTGTTGTCGTTGCAGATCAACAGTTCGCCGGCGGTTCCCGTTCAAAACATGTCGACTGCATCGGTTCCATTGGAGCCGGCCACAGCTACCGATGCCTTGTCCTCGATGGAGGCGTTGAACCATGTCTGA
- a CDS encoding MSMEG_0572/Sll0783 family nitrogen starvation response protein, with product MPAVDRPANQPGDFLVDYEEKVFPDVKAEPGEKALVTFHTVAFEGSIGLVNLLQASRLINKGFETSVLLYGPGVTLGVMRGFPKLGDAAFDGHLNFNARLQKFMDQGGKVYACRFALQALYGHGEKALMPGITPVNPLDVLDIVLMHRKEGAFILDTWTL from the coding sequence ATGCCTGCAGTAGATCGTCCTGCCAATCAGCCCGGCGACTTCCTGGTTGACTATGAGGAAAAAGTTTTTCCTGATGTGAAGGCCGAGCCTGGGGAAAAGGCTCTTGTCACATTTCATACCGTTGCTTTCGAGGGCTCGATTGGCTTGGTGAATCTGCTCCAAGCCAGTCGTCTGATCAACAAAGGCTTCGAAACTTCAGTTCTGCTCTACGGTCCAGGTGTCACGTTGGGTGTGATGCGCGGCTTCCCCAAGCTTGGTGATGCGGCATTTGATGGTCACCTGAACTTCAATGCACGCCTGCAGAAATTCATGGATCAAGGCGGAAAAGTGTATGCCTGCCGGTTTGCCTTACAGGCTCTCTATGGCCATGGAGAAAAAGCCTTGATGCCTGGAATCACGCCCGTGAATCCACTTGATGTACTTGACATCGTCTTGATGCACCGCAAGGAAGGCGCCTTCATTCTCGACACCTGGACGCTCTGA
- a CDS encoding DUF4278 domain-containing protein, with the protein MTLTYRGQKYNQSNAAASDVQRPVLVYRGQKVAR; encoded by the coding sequence ATGACCCTGACCTATCGCGGCCAGAAGTACAACCAGAGCAACGCTGCTGCTTCCGATGTTCAGCGCCCTGTTCTTGTTTACCGCGGTCAGAAAGTCGCTCGCTGA
- a CDS encoding DUF1651 domain-containing protein: protein MCELITEELSYKSVGAWLVNEPQQLYYQFTPSKDGSRGESIVMRSFHWRPPDDPIPQGSQLMTRQEALEKWNALKSMGWRRCAGPLR, encoded by the coding sequence TTGTGCGAACTCATCACTGAAGAACTCTCCTACAAGTCGGTTGGCGCGTGGCTTGTCAATGAGCCACAGCAGCTTTACTACCAATTCACCCCTTCCAAGGATGGCTCTCGAGGCGAGTCGATCGTCATGCGCAGTTTCCATTGGCGACCACCTGACGACCCGATTCCTCAGGGGAGTCAACTGATGACACGACAAGAGGCGCTGGAAAAATGGAATGCACTCAAGTCAATGGGCTGGAGGCGCTGCGCCGGTCCACTTCGGTAG
- a CDS encoding ParA family protein yields the protein MFLTVFGQKGGVAKTCTSIHLACVWAQQGLPVCVVDADRNRSATAYAARGMLPYEVVPVEAAAKATRHAQVIITDGQASSHEDELKNLSAGADLVLLPTTPQARSVELTVELSSILRQMDTRHAALLVKVDSRKQRLAQEARQILEGFDVDVMQAEIPLLAAFEKAEVEGVCVSNAVDDRGRADLRRMGGWSAYCQAAVQIRDRLLAAPPDAVSA from the coding sequence ATGTTTTTGACTGTCTTTGGCCAGAAAGGTGGTGTGGCAAAAACCTGCACCAGCATTCATTTGGCTTGTGTTTGGGCTCAGCAGGGCCTACCGGTGTGTGTTGTTGATGCGGATCGCAACCGCTCGGCAACCGCCTATGCCGCCCGAGGTATGCTCCCATACGAGGTGGTGCCTGTGGAGGCTGCAGCAAAGGCCACCCGCCATGCCCAGGTGATCATCACCGACGGGCAGGCCAGCAGCCACGAAGATGAACTCAAGAACCTTTCGGCCGGAGCAGACCTGGTTTTGCTGCCCACCACGCCGCAGGCTAGATCGGTTGAGCTCACCGTTGAGCTCTCCTCAATCCTCAGGCAGATGGACACGAGACATGCCGCGTTGTTGGTGAAGGTGGACAGCCGAAAACAACGGCTTGCCCAGGAAGCGCGCCAAATTTTGGAGGGGTTTGATGTGGATGTGATGCAGGCGGAAATCCCCTTGTTGGCGGCGTTTGAAAAAGCAGAGGTGGAGGGTGTTTGTGTGTCGAATGCTGTGGATGATCGTGGTCGTGCCGATCTGCGCCGCATGGGGGGATGGTCGGCTTACTGCCAGGCCGCTGTTCAGATTCGTGATCGCTTGTTGGCAGCACCGCCTGACGCCGTAAGTGCTTGA
- the chrA gene encoding chromate efflux transporter — MPAPLQVFVQFFVLGLTSFGGPVAHLGYFHERFVQRERWITVEAYADLVGLCQLLPGPSSSQVGMGLGLIRAGWLGGVAAWAGFTLPSAVLMVLAASLLSAHPSWIDGGWVHGLMVAAVAVVAQAVLGLQRKLAPDRQRASLMVAAAVLVLLVPRVWAQLLALLLGGLVGWCALMPPELEPSAPERLMVPLRRSVAVVLLGFAVLLFVALPWLSAEARPLLVQQLSGFLRTGALVFGGGHVVLPLLEQALVPNGWIDLQQFLAGYGAAQAVPGPMFSFAAFLGFDLQPGLQGIGGSVMALMALFFPSFLLIGGLLPFWSDLGRLAPMRRALLGINASVVGILLAALFQPVWQTGIRGGAEFSLALVAFVLLVSWRQPAWRVVLFCAGVGGFTLA; from the coding sequence ATGCCCGCTCCGCTACAGGTGTTCGTCCAGTTCTTCGTGTTGGGGCTGACCTCCTTCGGTGGCCCCGTGGCGCACCTCGGTTACTTCCACGAGCGGTTTGTGCAGCGGGAGCGTTGGATCACAGTTGAGGCCTACGCCGATCTGGTTGGTCTATGTCAACTGTTGCCGGGCCCTTCGAGTTCCCAGGTGGGGATGGGGTTGGGGCTGATCCGGGCCGGTTGGCTCGGCGGTGTGGCCGCCTGGGCTGGGTTCACCTTGCCTTCGGCTGTATTGATGGTGCTGGCGGCGTCGCTGCTTTCGGCTCATCCCAGTTGGATCGACGGGGGTTGGGTGCATGGCTTGATGGTGGCGGCTGTGGCCGTGGTGGCTCAGGCCGTTCTGGGCCTGCAGCGCAAGCTGGCTCCCGATCGGCAGCGGGCCAGCCTGATGGTTGCGGCTGCTGTGCTGGTGCTGTTGGTGCCTCGCGTCTGGGCCCAGCTGTTGGCCCTGTTGCTTGGCGGATTGGTGGGTTGGTGCGCTCTGATGCCACCTGAGCTGGAGCCATCGGCACCTGAACGTCTCATGGTTCCGCTGCGGCGCTCGGTGGCGGTGGTTTTGCTTGGTTTCGCTGTGCTGCTGTTCGTGGCTCTGCCCTGGCTGTCAGCCGAAGCCAGGCCGCTGCTGGTGCAGCAGCTCAGTGGTTTCCTGCGCACCGGTGCCTTGGTGTTCGGTGGTGGCCATGTGGTGCTCCCCTTGCTGGAGCAAGCCTTGGTGCCCAATGGTTGGATCGACCTGCAGCAGTTTCTGGCGGGGTATGGCGCTGCCCAGGCGGTGCCAGGGCCGATGTTCAGTTTCGCGGCCTTTCTTGGTTTTGATCTGCAGCCAGGGCTTCAGGGCATCGGCGGTTCTGTGATGGCGCTCATGGCCCTCTTTTTTCCATCGTTCTTGTTGATTGGTGGGCTCTTGCCTTTCTGGAGTGACCTGGGCCGTTTGGCTCCGATGCGTCGAGCCCTGCTGGGTATCAATGCTTCGGTGGTGGGCATCCTGCTGGCGGCGTTGTTTCAACCCGTCTGGCAGACAGGCATCCGCGGAGGCGCTGAGTTCAGCTTGGCGTTGGTGGCATTTGTGCTCTTGGTGAGTTGGCGGCAACCGGCCTGGCGAGTGGTGCTGTTCTGCGCCGGAGTGGGTGGTTTCACCCTGGCTTGA
- a CDS encoding hydroxysqualene dehydroxylase, producing the protein MPEPSKAANADASHVMVIGAGWAGWGAAKVLCEAGVRVTLVDGMSDPTGRTPMRTASGKPFEAGTRGFWRDYPNINALTDELGLTHAFTEFTTSAFWSPTGLEATAPVFGDGLQLPSPLGQAMATIKNFKRLPFADRLSIAGLLVAMLDLNRNEETFRRYDAIDALTLFRQLGITERMIDEFLRPILLVGLFKPPEELSAAVTMELLYYYALAHQDSFDVRWIRSGSIAEQLIAPLAERLLNSGLLTVLGGTLATRLNLDQPGEAIRSVEIRFKATGRSSLVDDVDAVVLAVGAKGMHALMAESPHCIDVLPELAAAGGLGAIDVVSVRLWLDRTIAVADPANVFSRFDALQGAGATFFMLDQLQNADQDALWGGGEPQGSVVASDFYNATAIAALSDQEIVDTLLNQLLPQTVPAFRLAQVLEFEVRRYPGSVSLFSPGSFSQRPPLQTALPSVVCAGDWVRMGEHEHGAKGLCQERAYVCGLEAANALVRSRVVRGANASRRQEHPVRPIRPEEPQVLLGRALNKLVMDPLEAFGIRWPWLA; encoded by the coding sequence ATGCCTGAGCCATCCAAGGCCGCTAACGCTGATGCTTCCCATGTGATGGTGATCGGTGCTGGCTGGGCTGGCTGGGGTGCAGCCAAAGTCCTCTGTGAAGCCGGTGTTCGCGTCACCCTCGTCGATGGCATGTCGGATCCCACGGGACGGACGCCGATGCGCACCGCCAGCGGTAAACCCTTCGAAGCCGGCACCCGGGGCTTTTGGAGGGATTACCCCAACATCAATGCGCTGACCGATGAGCTTGGGCTCACCCATGCGTTCACTGAATTCACCACCAGCGCCTTCTGGTCTCCCACCGGTCTTGAGGCCACCGCGCCGGTGTTCGGTGATGGGCTGCAGCTGCCCAGTCCCCTGGGCCAGGCCATGGCAACAATCAAGAACTTCAAGCGACTGCCTTTTGCCGATCGCCTGAGCATTGCCGGCCTTTTGGTGGCGATGCTGGATCTGAATCGCAACGAGGAGACCTTCCGGCGCTACGACGCCATCGATGCGTTGACCCTGTTCCGCCAACTGGGAATCACGGAGCGGATGATCGACGAATTCTTGCGTCCGATTCTTTTGGTGGGGCTGTTCAAGCCACCGGAGGAATTATCGGCAGCCGTCACCATGGAGCTGCTCTACTACTACGCCCTGGCGCATCAAGATTCCTTTGATGTGCGCTGGATTCGTTCCGGCAGCATCGCCGAGCAGCTGATCGCTCCCCTGGCGGAACGCTTGCTCAACTCTGGTCTGCTAACCGTTTTGGGAGGAACGTTGGCCACGCGCCTGAATCTTGATCAGCCAGGCGAAGCGATTCGGTCGGTGGAGATTCGCTTCAAAGCGACAGGACGCTCCAGCCTTGTTGATGACGTTGATGCGGTTGTGCTGGCGGTGGGTGCCAAGGGCATGCATGCCCTGATGGCGGAGTCGCCGCACTGCATTGATGTGCTGCCGGAGCTGGCGGCTGCTGGCGGTTTGGGGGCGATTGATGTGGTGTCGGTGCGGTTGTGGCTGGATCGCACCATCGCGGTCGCCGATCCCGCCAATGTCTTCTCGCGCTTTGATGCCTTGCAGGGTGCGGGCGCCACTTTTTTCATGCTCGATCAGCTGCAGAACGCTGATCAAGATGCACTCTGGGGCGGCGGCGAGCCCCAGGGCTCCGTGGTGGCCAGCGACTTCTACAACGCCACGGCGATCGCAGCCTTGAGTGATCAGGAGATCGTCGACACCCTGCTGAATCAGCTGTTGCCCCAAACGGTGCCAGCCTTTCGGCTTGCCCAGGTGCTGGAGTTTGAGGTGCGCCGTTACCCGGGCTCGGTGTCGTTGTTCTCCCCCGGCAGTTTCAGCCAACGGCCGCCGTTGCAGACGGCACTTCCATCTGTGGTCTGCGCTGGCGATTGGGTGCGGATGGGCGAACACGAGCACGGTGCCAAGGGGCTTTGCCAGGAACGGGCCTACGTCTGTGGTCTTGAGGCAGCCAATGCACTGGTGCGCAGTAGGGTTGTGAGGGGGGCGAATGCATCAAGGCGCCAAGAGCACCCGGTGCGTCCGATCCGTCCTGAAGAACCCCAGGTGCTGTTGGGCCGGGCCCTCAACAAGCTTGTGATGGATCCCTTGGAGGCTTTCGGGATCCGTTGGCCTTGGCTGGCCTGA
- a CDS encoding iron uptake porin — translation MKLFQQLLVAPAALGLLAPLAVVNSPAANAAELNINDVSDYAATASGNSLDQVTSVTQFSDVYPTDWAYQALANLVETYGCVAGYPNGTFRGNRAMTRYEAAALLNACLDRITEVTDELRRLLKEFETELAILKGRVDGLEARVGELEATQFSTTTKLSGTSNWVAGATRAKGDNYNTGGEKGARDDWNAKYGGFSFSYDVRLALKTSFSGKDLLYTRLRAGNMGDSSVWDGNGVPMNKLDTAAPGGNIVEIDRLYYRFPLGDSFTVQAGPLTRNTEMMGYKASAYGKGGSKILDFFGGSLGTPGVWNKETGGGFGAIYSNKKQVEKGNPYFTVAANYVADSGEANDSNPNTGGFMTDNSEGNITTQIAYGNKQWGLAAGYRYGQCGAKFRTATEYAAGDKFGTPCTVGDADKRSNADSHSWSAHAFWRPEDSSWMPSISAGVGASYLNGNGNWDDNTNKRARATASWAPRNTPS, via the coding sequence ATGAAGCTTTTCCAGCAACTGCTGGTGGCTCCTGCTGCCCTTGGCCTTCTGGCCCCTTTGGCTGTTGTCAACAGCCCAGCAGCCAATGCCGCCGAGCTGAACATCAACGACGTTTCTGATTACGCGGCTACTGCCAGTGGCAACAGCCTTGATCAGGTCACCAGCGTTACCCAATTCTCTGACGTTTACCCCACCGACTGGGCCTATCAGGCTCTGGCCAACCTGGTGGAGACCTACGGCTGCGTCGCCGGCTACCCCAACGGCACCTTCCGTGGCAACCGGGCGATGACCCGCTACGAAGCGGCTGCCCTGCTGAACGCCTGCCTCGACCGGATCACTGAAGTGACCGACGAGCTGCGTCGCCTGCTCAAGGAATTCGAAACCGAGCTGGCCATCCTCAAGGGTCGCGTTGACGGCCTCGAGGCCCGCGTCGGCGAACTGGAAGCCACCCAGTTCTCCACCACCACCAAGCTCAGTGGCACAAGTAACTGGGTGGCTGGTGCGACACGCGCCAAAGGTGACAACTACAACACCGGTGGAGAGAAGGGTGCCCGTGATGACTGGAACGCGAAATATGGCGGCTTCTCCTTCAGCTATGACGTGCGTCTTGCGCTGAAGACCTCTTTCAGCGGCAAGGATCTGCTGTACACCCGTCTGCGCGCCGGCAACATGGGCGACAGCAGCGTGTGGGACGGCAACGGCGTTCCTATGAACAAACTCGACACCGCTGCCCCCGGCGGCAACATCGTCGAGATTGATCGCCTCTACTACCGCTTCCCCCTCGGCGACAGCTTCACGGTCCAGGCCGGCCCTCTGACCCGGAACACCGAGATGATGGGCTACAAGGCCAGCGCCTACGGCAAGGGCGGCAGCAAGATCCTTGATTTCTTCGGTGGTTCCCTGGGTACCCCCGGCGTCTGGAACAAGGAGACCGGCGGTGGCTTCGGTGCCATCTACAGCAACAAGAAGCAAGTGGAGAAGGGCAACCCCTACTTCACCGTGGCTGCTAACTACGTTGCCGATTCCGGAGAGGCCAATGACAGCAACCCCAACACGGGTGGCTTCATGACCGATAACTCCGAAGGCAACATCACCACGCAGATTGCCTACGGCAACAAGCAGTGGGGCTTGGCCGCCGGTTATCGCTACGGCCAGTGTGGTGCCAAGTTCCGCACCGCCACTGAGTACGCCGCTGGCGATAAATTCGGCACCCCTTGCACCGTTGGTGATGCTGACAAGCGCAGCAATGCTGACAGCCACAGCTGGTCTGCCCACGCCTTCTGGCGTCCTGAAGATTCCAGCTGGATGCCTTCCATTAGCGCTGGTGTTGGTGCCTCTTACCTCAACGGCAACGGCAACTGGGACGACAACACCAACAAGCGGGCCAGGGCCACAGCGTCATGGGCGCCGAGGAACACACCCTCGTAG